Sequence from the ANME-2 cluster archaeon genome:
ACAATCATTATAAATTTTAATACATAAAAATTGCAGACGAGCAAAAATCAACCTGTTTTCAGCTAAGGTATCATTTTGCCATCTAAATCCTGCCCGAAGGCAGGATAGAAGGAACAGCCACCTCAGGCTGTCCTATCGTGCCAGGTCAAAATTTTCCCTGACTATCTTAAGCGCGCAATAATTCCCGCACATGGTACAGGCTTCACTATCATCCGGCGCCCGGCTCTCCCTGATATGCCTGGCATGCTCGGGGTCAATGGCCAGAGAGTACATCTTCTCCCAGTCCAGGTCGCGCCGTGCCCTGCCCATCGCAAGGTCCTGGTCACGCTTACCCAGCTTTATCATATCCCCGATATGGGCAGCTATCCTTGACGTGATGACCCCGGTCCTTACATCATCAACATTTGGCAACGCCAGGTGTTCGGCAGGGGTGACATAGCACAGGAAATCGCATCCCGCAGCACTTGATATGGATGCACCGATGGCAGTCACGATATGGTCATACCCGGGCGCCACATCAGACACCAGCGGGCCCAGCATATAGAACGGCTTATCCCCGCTCATCCGTTTCATCAATGTCACATTGGTCTTTATCTCATCGATAGGCACGTGTCCCGGACCTTCCACAATGACCTGCACACCAGCGTCATGAGCCTGGTCAGAAAGTTCAGAGTTTATGACCAGTTCCTGGATCTGCGCGCGGTCGGTAGCGTCATGCACGGCCCCGGCACGCATACCATTACCCATGGAAAGCGTGACCTCATGTTCCTTCATGATCTCAAGCAGGTAATCGAATTCACTGTACAGCGGGTTCTCCTTCTCGTTATGTATCATCCAGGCAGTCATGAACGCACCGCCCCTTGAACATAGCCCGCCGTAACGCCCCTGTTTCTTTAACCGCTCCACCGTGAACAGGTTTATCCCGGTATGGATGGCCATGAAGTTGGTCCCGAGCTTTGCCTGGTCTACAGTGGCTTTGAAGAGGTCATCTTCCTTCATATCCACAACCGAGCCGTACTTCCTTGCCGCCTCGATAAAAGCCTGGTACAGCGGCACGCAGCCCACAGACAGTGATACGGCATCTATTACTTGCTTCCTGATATCAAGGAAGTCGCCGCCCGTTGATAGTTCCATCAGGGTATCGGCACCTGCTGCTTCCGCCACTTTTGCCTTCTCTATCTCAAGGCTTATATCGTTAATATCGGAAGACGTACCAATGGACGCATTGACTTTGGTAGTAAGACCTTTGCCGATACCGCAATGTTTAATTTCCCTGTAGGGAGTCACAGGAATAACTATCCGGCCCGCAGCAACGCCACGTCGAACGAATTCTGGCTCGACTCCTTCTGCTATAGCTACTTCTTTCATCACATCAGTGATGTTACCTTTATTTGCTTCATCTATCAGACTCATAGTTTTCACCGAAAATTTTTTGGTTAGGACATAGATAGCGTACCGGGTTATAACACTTATTAAAAAATTTACTTTAGTTTAAATCAAGTGTACTTGATTTAGGGCAGTTTTGATTGGGTTGTGGAGAATATCAACTGGTTTACTTCCTCAGGTGACGTGGGGCTATAGTACAGTAAGGGTACATAGGCGATAATTAGATATTTGATACTGGTGTATTATGGCCTCAAGTACTGTGTATACTGCCGCCGTGGCTTAGCCTGGCAGAGCGATTGATTCGTAATCAATAGGTCGTGGGTTCAATTCCCACCGGCGGCTTCTATGACCCAAAGTTCGAAAATCCCACTTTTTA
This genomic interval carries:
- the thiC gene encoding phosphomethylpyrimidine synthase ThiC, which gives rise to MSLIDEANKGNITDVMKEVAIAEGVEPEFVRRGVAAGRIVIPVTPYREIKHCGIGKGLTTKVNASIGTSSDINDISLEIEKAKVAEAAGADTLMELSTGGDFLDIRKQVIDAVSLSVGCVPLYQAFIEAARKYGSVVDMKEDDLFKATVDQAKLGTNFMAIHTGINLFTVERLKKQGRYGGLCSRGGAFMTAWMIHNEKENPLYSEFDYLLEIMKEHEVTLSMGNGMRAGAVHDATDRAQIQELVINSELSDQAHDAGVQVIVEGPGHVPIDEIKTNVTLMKRMSGDKPFYMLGPLVSDVAPGYDHIVTAIGASISSAAGCDFLCYVTPAEHLALPNVDDVRTGVITSRIAAHIGDMIKLGKRDQDLAMGRARRDLDWEKMYSLAIDPEHARHIRESRAPDDSEACTMCGNYCALKIVRENFDLAR